The genomic window CACCAGCCGGGCGGCCGAGGCGGCGTCCGGCCAGCCCATGGCGCGCAGGTCCGCCTCGGCCCGGACGGCGAAGACGGACGTCCGCGCGGTGACCTGGTCGGACACGCCCGGATCGCTGCGCGCCTCCAGCAGCATCGCCTTGACGCCGTTGTTGCGCAGGCAGAGGTCGAGGTAGGTCGCCATCCCGCCGCGCAGCCGCTCACGACCCGGCGCCAGCGGGGCCATCGCCGCGCCGACGGCGGCGGCCACCTCCTCGTGGAACCGCTCGTGCAGGGCGTTGAGGAAGGCCCCGCGATCAGGGAAGTGCACGTAGAACGTGCCCTTGGCGACGCCCGCCGCGCCCACCACGCGGTTGACGCTCATCGCGGCGAGGCCGTGCTCGCCCGCGATCCGCAGCCCTGCGGCCAGCAGGGCCTCTCGTGTGCGCTCGGCCGCGACGGCTCGGGAGGTCATGACCCCGGAGTCTATGGCCCCCCTGGCCGACGGCGGGCCGTCCCGCTAGAGTGACTGACCGGTCGGTCACTGACCGACCGGTCAGTCACTGAAATGGCTGACCGCCCGCCCGTGCCACCCGTGCCACCGATACCGCCGCCGGACCGGCCACCCCGCGGGGGCGCCGGCTCGACCGAAGGAGAGCACCATGCGTGCAGCGATCGTGAACCAGCTCGGCCGGCCCCCTCACCTCGGCGAGCGGCCGGACCCGGTCGAACGCCCCGGCCACACCCTGGTCCGGGTGACCGCGGCCGCGCTCAACCCGGTGGACCTGCACATCGCCGCCGGCAGCCACCCCGCCGGAGCGCCGACGGTCCCGTTCGTGCCAGGGGTCGAGGGCGCCGGCACCGTGGTGAGCGGCGGTTCGCTGCCCGCCGGCACCCGGGTGCGGGTCGCCGTCCCCGGCGGTCTCGTCGACGGCACCCTCGCGGAGCTGGTCTCCGTCCCGGACGGCGCCTGCCTGCCGCTACCGCCCGGACTGGACGACGACCTGGCCGCCGCCGTCGGCGTGGTCGGGGTGAGCGCACTGCTCGCCCTGCGCACGGAGGCCGGCCTGCGGCCCGGCGAGTCCGTGCTGGTCCTGGGGGCGACCGGCGGACTCGGCCAGGCCCTGGTGCACACGGCCCGCGCGCTGGGCGCCGGCCGGGTGGCCGCCGCCGGGCGCGACCCGCACCGGCTGGGGGCCCTGGGCGCCGCCGCGGACACCGTGCTGGTCCTGGACCCGGACTCGGCGGACGCCGACCCCGGCCGGCTCGCCGCCCAGGTCAGCGCGATCGGCGGACCGGTGGACGTGGTCGTCGACCTGCTGTGGGGCCCTCATGCCCGGCTCGCCCAGGCGGCGTTGCGGCCGGGCGGGCGCTGGGTCAACCTCGGCCAGACGGCGGGCGGGCGGGCCGAGCTGGACGCCGCCGTCCTGCGCCACGGGCACCTGCGGCTGCGGGGGTTCAGCGCCGCCGCACTGCCCCCGGAGCAGGTGGCCGCCGGCTACCGGGAGACGGCGGCGCTCGCCGCGAGCGGCGCCCTGCCGCTCGCCGTCACGACCCGCCCGCTGGCGGAGGTCGCCGAGGCCTGGGCCGCCCAGGCCGCCTCACCCGGCGCCAAGCTCGTGCTGCGTCCCTGAGACCGACCGGTCCGAGCTGCCGGGTGGGCGCGCCCCGGCAGCGCGGCGCCCGGACCGCCCGACCCCGGCAGCTCAAGCCAACCGGGCTAACCCGGGTGGCCCACGCACTGCGCCTCTTGGAGCATCGCTCTCATGGACGAGTACGAGATGCGTGCCGAACACGAGGGTGCGGATCCGCACGGCAGGATCCAGCACTGGCACATGGTCAGGGACCGGAGCAACCGGGCCATGTGCGGCCGGGAGATCGCGCCCGACGCCGCCTCGCAGTCCCCCGACACCTGGGGCACCCCGGCCGCACAGCCCTTCTGCCACTCCTGCGGCGCCGCCTACCTGCGGCAGGTGCCGCAGACCACCGGGCGCCCGCCGTGACAGGCCGGTCCCCGGTCCCCGCACCCCGGTGCACGCGGGCTCGGACACACACCCGCCGGCCGGGGCCGCGCCGCACACCGCGGCGCCCCCGCCGGCACCGCAGCCCCGCCGGCACCACCCGCGTCACCCGCGTCACCCGCGTCACCCGCGTCACCCGAACGAGGAGCGAGAGGTCACCCTCTCGCTCCTCGCGCGTGTTCCCCCACCGGTCAGCGGCCGCCGCCCGGGCCGGTGACGCCGGTGACGCCGCCGTCACTCCAGCAGCCGCGCTCGCGCAGCACGTCGCGCAGGACATCGATGCGGTCCGCCATGATGCCGTCGACGCCCAGGTCGAGCAGGGCCCGGATCCGTGCGGGATCGTCGACGGTCCAGACGTGCACCTGCAGGCCGAGCCGGTGCGCGGCGCGCACGAAGGCCCGGTCGACCACCGGGACACCCCGATGGCGCTCGGGCACCTGCGCGCACACCGCCGGCCACGGCGAGCCGCGCCCCGGCAGCAGCGGCCCGGCGAGCGAGCGCAGCCGCAGGCCGAGCACCTCGCGCGGGCCCAGCGAGGTGGCCAGCCGCGGTCCCGCCAGCGCGCGGACGGCGGCCAGCCGGCTGTCCGAGAAGCCGCCGACGCAGACCCGGTCCCAGGCCCCGGTGCGGCGGATCGCCTCGACCAGCGGCGCGACCGCGGGAGCCGCCTTGATGTCGATGTTGACGTGCGCCTGTGGGAAGGCGCCGAGCAGGTCCTCCAGGAGCGGGACGGGTTCGGTGCCCGCGATCCGGGCCCGGCCGACGACCTCCCAGGGCAGCTCGGCGACCGCGCCGGTGCGGTC from Kitasatospora sp. NBC_01287 includes these protein-coding regions:
- a CDS encoding glycerophosphodiester phosphodiesterase translates to MHPFLDHPGPLAFAHRGGTLGKPENSLAAFEAALALGYRYLETDVHATSDGVPVAFHDSRLDRVTDRTGAVAELPWEVVGRARIAGTEPVPLLEDLLGAFPQAHVNIDIKAAPAVAPLVEAIRRTGAWDRVCVGGFSDSRLAAVRALAGPRLATSLGPREVLGLRLRSLAGPLLPGRGSPWPAVCAQVPERHRGVPVVDRAFVRAAHRLGLQVHVWTVDDPARIRALLDLGVDGIMADRIDVLRDVLRERGCWSDGGVTGVTGPGGGR
- a CDS encoding zinc-binding alcohol dehydrogenase family protein, which encodes MRAAIVNQLGRPPHLGERPDPVERPGHTLVRVTAAALNPVDLHIAAGSHPAGAPTVPFVPGVEGAGTVVSGGSLPAGTRVRVAVPGGLVDGTLAELVSVPDGACLPLPPGLDDDLAAAVGVVGVSALLALRTEAGLRPGESVLVLGATGGLGQALVHTARALGAGRVAAAGRDPHRLGALGAAADTVLVLDPDSADADPGRLAAQVSAIGGPVDVVVDLLWGPHARLAQAALRPGGRWVNLGQTAGGRAELDAAVLRHGHLRLRGFSAAALPPEQVAAGYRETAALAASGALPLAVTTRPLAEVAEAWAAQAASPGAKLVLRP
- a CDS encoding TetR/AcrR family transcriptional regulator, coding for MTSRAVAAERTREALLAAGLRIAGEHGLAAMSVNRVVGAAGVAKGTFYVHFPDRGAFLNALHERFHEEVAAAVGAAMAPLAPGRERLRGGMATYLDLCLRNNGVKAMLLEARSDPGVSDQVTARTSVFAVRAEADLRAMGWPDAASAARLVVAMSAELSVVETTRGAVDADGRATLWSFLDRLDLGVAAG